The sequence below is a genomic window from Oxobacter pfennigii.
TATTCCCAGTACAAATTGAGAAATTTCCTAATTTAATTTTGTACGTCTATTTTAATTTGATAAAAGTGGACCTTTACTTCCGATTACAATGTGAGAAAAACTTCCTAGTTTATTTTGAAAATTGACAATTAATCAAACAAGGTATTTTACTTCCATACTGAAATGCTTTTATTGAAAGAATTTATGTATTTTTTGACATTCCTGTTGAAGGAAGTTAAGATGCTGCGATTATTATAAACCCCTGTATTTTTCCTGAAATTGCTGGGGTGTGGCTCCCTCGTATTTCTTGAAAATTTTACTGAAATAATTCGGATCATTTATGCCGACATACTTTGAAATTTCATATATTTTCAAATTTGTTTCCATCAATAATTTTCTTGATTTTTCTATTCTGAATTTTGTTAAATACTGGGGTATACTCATTCCCATTTCTTTATTGAATATTTCGCTTATATATGTCGGAACTACTTTTACGTGCTCTGCTATATCGGTCAAAGTTATATTTTTATCATAATTTCCTTTAATATATCTGATAGCTTCCTGAGATATATGTCCGATTCCTTTTCCCTTCTTAACTGCCTCTTTAACGCATAATTGCAAAATATCATCCATGGAAAAATACATATCTTCAATATTGGCGTATGCGCTCAATTTAAACTTGCTTTCGATTTCATCGTCCAGATTCAGGTCAAAGGATGTATTGAACCGGAATACCTGGCCCTTAAGCTCTGTTAAGACATCCGAACAAAGGGATAAATCATAACTGTATTTCAATTGGTTTAAAAACATATCCTGCAATAAATCCCGGCAAATTTTTAATTGTCCCATTGAGCCGGAATCAATTAATTCATCCAGCAGCTGTTTAATCCGGGAATATGTAACCTTCCTTTTTAATTTCAATAATTTTTCATCTGTCATAACTATGGACTTATCATGAAAAAAAGCCAGCTTTCCAAGTTCCTGCAGCCTCATAAAAGAAGGAGTGAGCTGATTGTAATCTTCCAGTAAAGGCGAAATAGTTGTGAAATTAAAATATTTTTTATCTCCGTTGAATATTTGATTTTCATAAATATGCTGAATCAATTCGTTTATATGCTCCGCACATTTCTCAACCTCGCAGGCCAGGTGATTTCTCCGGTTAAACAGTATGCACATTTGCTTTGTATTAAAGTAATAATACATAAATATTTCATGATTAAAGCCATTATCATCCATGTATCGAGAAACAGCTTCCTCAGCCACGGCAAAAATTTTCAGATAGTCCGCGGCTTCAATATGATATATGCCGTTATACACCTCTTTCTTGATACCGGTCAGCAGCACGTAATAATCCGTAAATTCAACGTTGAGCCGTTCATTGATATCGGTTAATAGTTGTTTTGCATAGTCTTCCTTCTGTCCGGTAACAATCTCGTTTAAAAAAATTTTACGGGCTAGTGAAGATATGTTAACTACTGAATTTCCATTTTGTTCAACATTGGATTTCATCAAAACGCCTCCTTGTGAATATTATAACATGATGGCTGAAATGATCAAAAAACCCATAGGTTAACTCTGGGTTTTTTGATCGTTTAAAAAGATGAATATTCTATATCATAATATTTTTGCCGGCAAATACCAATGCTTTATTGCTATTTTACTTTTGCCAGGGCGTCCTTGACTGCTTCAGTTATGGCTCTGCTGGTCACAGTTGCACCGGCTACAATATCCACATCGGCAGACTGAGCTTTTACAATAGCTGAAGGTATATTTGCAATAGCTTTATCCGACACATTGGGTGTTTCGTTATGCTTTAGAATTTCAACTGAAAGGATCTTTTTGCCGTCCATTGCAACCTTTACGGTTAATTCTCCTCCCATACCTATACCTTTGCCTGTATATTCATTTTCCTTCAATTCAATCTTATCTTCAGCACCTATATCTGATTTAATGGTATTTTCCACAACTGTTTTTGGAGTGCCGTCCTTGGCCTTGGCTGCATTTTCCCCTGAAGTCCTGCCGGAGAATATGCACTCTGCCAGGTTTCCTCCGCCGTTGTATACATCTGTATAATAAGAGCCAAGTTCACCTGCACTGTATAAATGAGGAATGGGCTTCCCGTCCAAGTCGAGGACCTCGCCGTTCTCATTGCGTACAGGTCCGCCCTGGGTGTTGGTGAAAGTAGGCACAAGCTTCATAGCATAATAGGGGCCGCTGCTTGAAATGGCCTTCAGATTTTCAGCGTCGCGGTTAAACTGAGGGTCCTTCTTATCCTTGCAATATGCGTTATACTCCTTGACCTGGTTTGCCAGCCCTTCGGCATTAATACCAACTTTTCCGGCAAGCTCCTCAATGGTATCGGCTTTAACTATCCAGCCCTTTGCAATTTCCTCGGAGCTGTCCTTGCTCCAGGTTGTATATATGGGCCCTGCCAGGCGGGCTGTTTCGTCGAATATCGCATAAGCAGGCGACGGTATCTGCAATGAAACCCATGTGCCGCTGTTGTTTATATGCCCATGCCTTGGGAAAAATGCTTCGTTCATGAAACGGGTGCCGTCGGAGCCGGTAAAAATTGTGCTTCTTTTATTGAACCCGTTAGCATGTCCGTCATATTGTATGCTGTAGCCAAATGAAGTAACGCTGTCAGGATCTTTAAAATTCAAGTCAGGTCCGGACAAAGTGCTCATATGCCATAAATCAGCTCCTGCCTTCATTGCCATTACAATTCCGTCACCGGTATTATAGTGGGCGCCTTTGGAAAAGGCTTCAGGCATCTGTGTGTAATTTTCCACCATGGTTTCGTTGTTTTCAAATCCGCCCGTTGCAAGCACTACTCCGTTTTGTGCGCGGACATTCAATATTTTCCCGTCCTTTTCAACCTTAACGCCAAGAACTATTTTGCTGCCGGGATCCTGAATAAGTTCCTTGCCGGGAGCTTCAAACCATACATCTATGCTGTCCTTCCGGTCTGTTACGTTTTTGCGTAAGAGCTGCCATAACCTGCCGGTAAAAATCTCCTGCTCATCGATTACAATAGCGCTGATACCATCCGCTCCTGGAGCTTCGGGATATTCTATCAGAGGGAATTCAACGATTTTTTTTGCGCCGTGGGCTGTAAGCCAATCCCTTACAGCCATGCTGCCATCCACAATTGTTTCAATAATTTTATCGCTTTGATTATCATAACCGCCGCGGAGGGCCTTAAAATATGTTATTGCTTTATCTCTGTCCTTTGGCGCCATCACAATCTGTGCCGCATACCGGGTATTTCCTCCTTCCTGGCCTTCAGGCGCTTTTTCAACCAGCAACACCCTGGCCCCTTTTTCAGCCGCAGCAACGCTTGCTACGGCGCCGGCTCCGCCAAACCCTACAACTACTACGTCATATGCGGCATCCCATTTTATAGTATCCGCATAGGTTTTCTCCTGCCCTGCACCTTCACCAGCTTCACCGGGCTTATCCCCTTGCTGCTGTGTGCAGGATGAAAAAGATAACATCATTATTGTAATCAGAAGTAATGAAATCCAAGATTTAAATTTTTTCATAGTTTATCCTCCCCATAAAATAAGTTAGTGTAAAATGAATTATATTATCCGGAATAAATTAATTCCCGTCGTTATGTTAATTTTATAACGATATGTAAATTCATGGTAGAGTAAAAACTTAGACTTATAAGGAAAAAATTAGGTTTGTTCGACCTGCTTGCCTTAATTTTCCCAATAAAAAAGACCTTGCTTGAATTAATCAAACAAGGTCCTTTACTTCCATGCCAAAATGCCTTTTATTGAAAGAATTTATGTATTTTTTATAATATTTCTTTGGCGGCAGCCCGTATGCCTTCTTAAAAGCTGCTATAAAATTGGTATAATCCCGGAATCCGCATTTTAAATATACTTCCGTTACTGATACGTTTTCCATTATAAGCTGCTTTGCCATGCTAAGCCTCTTTTGAAGTATGTAATTATATAATGTAAATCCCACGCTCTTTTTAAATTCCCGGAGAAGCCAGTACTTGCTGATATAAAATTTATCCGCCAGTTTGTCCAGGGATAAATCGCAGCATAAATTCTCATCTATATATTCAATAACCTTATCAATATTCATA
It includes:
- a CDS encoding helix-turn-helix transcriptional regulator; translation: MKSNVEQNGNSVVNISSLARKIFLNEIVTGQKEDYAKQLLTDINERLNVEFTDYYVLLTGIKKEVYNGIYHIEAADYLKIFAVAEEAVSRYMDDNGFNHEIFMYYYFNTKQMCILFNRRNHLACEVEKCAEHINELIQHIYENQIFNGDKKYFNFTTISPLLEDYNQLTPSFMRLQELGKLAFFHDKSIVMTDEKLLKLKRKVTYSRIKQLLDELIDSGSMGQLKICRDLLQDMFLNQLKYSYDLSLCSDVLTELKGQVFRFNTSFDLNLDDEIESKFKLSAYANIEDMYFSMDDILQLCVKEAVKKGKGIGHISQEAIRYIKGNYDKNITLTDIAEHVKVVPTYISEIFNKEMGMSIPQYLTKFRIEKSRKLLMETNLKIYEISKYVGINDPNYFSKIFKKYEGATPQQFQEKYRGL
- a CDS encoding FAD-binding protein, whose protein sequence is MKKFKSWISLLLITIMMLSFSSCTQQQGDKPGEAGEGAGQEKTYADTIKWDAAYDVVVVGFGGAGAVASVAAAEKGARVLLVEKAPEGQEGGNTRYAAQIVMAPKDRDKAITYFKALRGGYDNQSDKIIETIVDGSMAVRDWLTAHGAKKIVEFPLIEYPEAPGADGISAIVIDEQEIFTGRLWQLLRKNVTDRKDSIDVWFEAPGKELIQDPGSKIVLGVKVEKDGKILNVRAQNGVVLATGGFENNETMVENYTQMPEAFSKGAHYNTGDGIVMAMKAGADLWHMSTLSGPDLNFKDPDSVTSFGYSIQYDGHANGFNKRSTIFTGSDGTRFMNEAFFPRHGHINNSGTWVSLQIPSPAYAIFDETARLAGPIYTTWSKDSSEEIAKGWIVKADTIEELAGKVGINAEGLANQVKEYNAYCKDKKDPQFNRDAENLKAISSSGPYYAMKLVPTFTNTQGGPVRNENGEVLDLDGKPIPHLYSAGELGSYYTDVYNGGGNLAECIFSGRTSGENAAKAKDGTPKTVVENTIKSDIGAEDKIELKENEYTGKGIGMGGELTVKVAMDGKKILSVEILKHNETPNVSDKAIANIPSAIVKAQSADVDIVAGATVTSRAITEAVKDALAKVK